In Ovis canadensis isolate MfBH-ARS-UI-01 breed Bighorn chromosome 3, ARS-UI_OviCan_v2, whole genome shotgun sequence, one DNA window encodes the following:
- the GPR45 gene encoding probable G-protein coupled receptor 45 — MACNQSSIETYEYLLPNASHEGDSRVPPPPATLRMSLAVLMMLTVVAGFLGNAAVCIIVYQRPAMRSAINLLLATLAFSDIMLCLCCLPFTAATLVTVRWHFGDSFCRLSAALYWFFVLEGVSILLIVSVDRFLIIAQRQDRLNPRRAKVIIAASWALSFCVSAPALAGWTLVEVPARAPQCVLSYTELPAGRAYVLTLVGAAFFVPFAVMLGAHLGVLHAVRKNAVRVHNQSERLDLRRLPRACLRRLRRQQQQASLDLSFKTKAFTTILILFVGFSLCWLPHSVYSLLSVFSRRFYCGPSFYATSSCVLGLSYLKSVFNPIVYCWRIKKFREACLELLPPTFQILPKVPERIRRRIRPSTVYACTENQSAV; from the coding sequence ATGGCCTGTAACCAATCGTCCATCGAGACCTACGAATACCTGCTGCCCAACGCGAGCCACGAGGGGGACTCCCGGGTGCCCCCACCGCCTGCCACGCTCAGGATGTCCCTGGCGGTCCTCATGATGCTGACGGTCGTGGCGGGGTTCCTGGGCAACGCTGCGGTCTGCATCATCGTGTACCAGCGGCCGGCCATGCGCTCCGCCATCAACCTGCTGCTGGCCACGCTGGCCTTCTCGGACATCATGCTGTGCCTGTGCTGCCTGCCCTTCACGGCCGCCACCCTCGTCACCGTCCGCTGGCACTTCGGGGACTCCTTCTGCCGGCTCTCAGCCGCGCTCTACTGGTTCTTCGTCCTGGAGGGTGTGTCCATCCTGCTCATCGTCAGCGTGGACCGCTTCCTCATCATCGCGCAGCGCCAGGACCGGCTGAATCCCCGCCGGGCCAAAGTGATCATCGCCGCGTCCTGGGCGTTGTCCTTCTGCGTCTCGGCGCCGGCGCTGGCCGGCTGGACGCTGGTGGAGGTGCCGGCGCGGGCCCCGCAGTGCGTGCTGAGCTATACCGAACTCCCGGCCGGCCGCGCCTACGTGCTGACTCTGGTGGGCGCCGCCTTCTTCGTTCCCTTCGCGGTGATGCTCGGCGCCCACCTGGGCGTCCTGCACGCGGTGCGCAAGAACGCGGTGCGCGTGCACAACCAGTCCGAGCGCCTGGACCTGCGCCGGCTGCCCCGCGCCTGCCTGCGGCGGCtccggcggcagcagcagcaggccagccTGGACCTGAGTTTCAAGACCAAGGCCTTCACCACCATCCTGATCCTCTTCGTGGGCTTCTCGCTCTGCTGGCTGCCGCACTCGGTGTACAGCCTGCTGTCCGTGTTCAGCCGGCGCTTCTACTGCGGCCCCTCTTTCTACGCCACCAGCTCCTGCGTGCTGGGGCTCAGCTACCTCAAGTCCGTTTTCAACCCTATCGTCTACTGCTGGCGGATCAAGAAGTTCCGCGAGGCCTGTCTGGAGCTGCTGCCCCCCACCTTCCAGATCCTCCCCAAAGTGCCTGAGCGGATCCGGAGGCGAATCCGGCCGAGCACAGTGTACGCGTGCACGGAGAACCAGTCCGCGGTGTAG